ATTCTCGTGAATTACAGCGAGCGGCTGCGCGACGTGAGCACCGTCGCCCACGAACTCGGCCACGGCATCCACCAGTTTCTCTCGCAGGAGCGGGGCTACATCCAGTCGGACACCCCGCTGACGCTGGCCGAGACAGCGAGCGTGTTCGGCGAGATGCTGACGTTCCACGCCCTGCTCGAGCGGCAGAAGAAGCCCGAAGTCAAGCTCGCGCTGCTGTGCGGCAAGATCGAGGACGCCTTCGCCACGGTGTTCCGGCAGGTCTGCATGACCCGCTTCGAGCAGAAGCTGCACGAGGCGCGGCGCAAGCAGGGCGAGCTGAACGCCGACCAGCTGAGCGACCTGTGGATCGAGACCAACCGCACGATGTTCGGCGACTCGGTCGAGCTGACGCCAGGCTACCGCCGGTGGTGGTGCTATATAACGCACTTCATACATTCACCGTTCTACTGCTACGCCTACGCGTTCGGCGAACTGCTGGTGCTCTCGTTGTATGCGCTGTATCGGAAGAACGGCAAGACGTTCGTCCCGAAATACATGGAACTTCTCGCCGCCGGCGGCTCGGAGAGCCCGGAGACGCTGACGAAGCGCATGGGCCTCGACATCACGAAACCGGCCTTCTGGAAAGCCGGCATCACGCTGCTGTCCGACATGGTCGACGAAGCCGAACGCCTCACCGCCTCTCTGCGGCCTGTCAGGGGTAAATGACGGAAACCGCCAGAACGATCCCCTCCTACTACTCGTCTCATATATTCTTGATTTCTGCAGAATGAAAAGCCACCCGTTCGCCTTGAGCTTGTCGAAGGGCGAGTGCATTCGTGCTTCGACAAGCTCGGCACGAACGGTATCGAGCACGCGGGCGATTGCCGTGGTATTTGCGAGACGAGTCGGAATGACGCGGATGAACGCAGATAGAATATAAATCTATATTATATCTGCGTCATCTGCGAAATCTGCGGATCGTTTTCGGCTTACGTGGCGGATTCGCGGCGGACCTGTTCGCCGAGGTCGATGAAGCCTTTTCCGAGAATCTGGCGGGTTTCGCCGACGATCACGAAGGCGTTCGGGTCGAACTCGTGGATGAGAGAACGCAGCATCGGCATTTCCTGACGGCGAACCGCCACGAGCAGGATATGGGTGGGCCGGCTCGTATACATGCCCATGCCGTCTAGGCGGGTGACGCCGCGGTGCAGTTCCTCGATGATCCCCCAGGCGATCTCGTCGGCCTGTTTCGAGATGATCAGCACGGAGCGATAAACCGACATGCCCTCGAGCACGGTGTCGATGACCCTGCCGCTGAAGAACACCGTGATCAGGCCGTACAGCGCCAGATTCGGCCCGAACACGTATCCCGCGATCATGGTGATGAGGAAGTTCATGCCGAGAATGGTGTCGCCGATCGGGATGTGCCACCGGTGATGCAGGATCAGCGCCACGATGTCGATGCCGCCCGTGGTGCCGCCCGCCCGGAACGTCAGTCCGACCCCGATGCCAGACAGGATGCCGCCATACAGACAGGCCAGCAGGGCATCCTTCGCGAGCGGCTGTATCTGGAGCGGCCCCATCATGAGGTCCGTCAGGGTCGAGGTGACGATGACCGACATCACCGTCTTCCAGACCGAACCGGTGCCGACCAGCTTCGCCTGGATTCCGAGGAGAATCAGGTTTCCGATCAGTACGACCGCGCCGATCGGCGTTCCGATCGCGAAATACATGATCGTCGCAAGGCCGGTCAGGCCGCCCGATGCGATCCTGTTCGGCGCCGTGAAACAGACGATGCCGACCGACATCAGAACCGAACTGAACAAAATGAGCAGAACGTCCGTCGCCCGGACGTTTGTCTGACGTGCCATGAAGATCCTCCTCGACGCTGGTGCGGCCGGGGCGGAACCGCCCTCCCCGGCGCCGCGGCAGTGTATCACGCTCATCCCCGGAAGGCAACGGAACGCGCGACGCGAACAACCGCTCGTCCCGGCGCGGGAGAACGTGGTTGCAATCGGAGGGGGGGTTGGGGTACGCTACTAGCTCATGGGAGAGAACGCATGAGCCGTCTTCAGATAACGGCCGAAAAAATATCGGGCGTCGTCGTCATCAACGTCGAGGGCGAGATGGACGTTTACACCATCGGAAAGCTGAAAGAAGCGATTTCGATGGTGACCCAGTCAGGCGCGGTCAGCCTCGCCGTCAATCTAGGCCTCGTCACCTACATGGACTCGTCGGGCCTCGGCCTGTTGCTCGGACTGCACAAACAGCTGGCGAAGAGTCACGGCACCCTGGTCGTGGCCGGGCCGAGCGGTGCGGTGCGGGAGGTGCTTCGGGCGACGAACGCCGACCGGCTGCTGAAGATCGTGAACACGAAAGAAGAGGCGGCACAGTTCATTGTCGACAACCCCTTCGGGGACAAACCTGGCGCCAGGCAACCTTAGAGACGGAACCCAACCGTGAAAATGTATCGTTCAGATCCGTTTTTCGGGCGTGCGGGCCGGAAGAGCGCCTTCACTCGTCCTGCAGAATGCGGCCGCGATAGAAGATGACGAACTTGCAATGCGTGCAGTTGAGCGTGAAATACGGAGACTGGCGTCCTGCATGGGTTTTCTGGACCATCGGAGCGCTGCATTGTGGGCACAGCATAAACATACCTCCTGTCGAAAACGTTCTTTTATCCCTTACTCGATATATCGGCATTTTTCGACGAAGAGTTGAGAGGAATTTTCATGTTTTCCTCTGAAGCCACGAAAACGCGATCCGTGCTTGTTTTTCAAGGCATCGTCGCCGTCGTCGCCCTGCTGATCGTCTGGCTCGCCTGGGATTTCATCCGCCAAGACGGCGTCAAGCGCGACGAGGCGGCCAGGCGCCAGGTCGCTCTGACAGCCGATCTCGCCGCACGGGACATCCGGACAGCCCTCTCGGGGGCGGCCGATTCGCTCCAGCTGCTCTCCCGACTTCCCGAGCTTCGGAACACGCGTCGCCACGGCCCGGCGGCCGAGCTCGCAGGAAACGCGAACTCCGCCCTGCTGACCCTCGTCTCCGACCTGGCGGCCGCCCAGACGTCGACTTCCGATGATCTTCCCCTCTCCTCCACGATCATTTCGTTCTGGAATTTCATGGCCCCGATGGTGGAATATCGCCTGGCCGCCGTGCGCCGCCGGGCATACGACGTCGGCCTGCTCCCCCTCCTCGAAATCCTTCCGATTCCCGAAAACCTGGAACTTCCGCCCATG
The nucleotide sequence above comes from Candidatus Ozemobacteraceae bacterium. Encoded proteins:
- a CDS encoding YitT family protein; translated protein: MARQTNVRATDVLLILFSSVLMSVGIVCFTAPNRIASGGLTGLATIMYFAIGTPIGAVVLIGNLILLGIQAKLVGTGSVWKTVMSVIVTSTLTDLMMGPLQIQPLAKDALLACLYGGILSGIGVGLTFRAGGTTGGIDIVALILHHRWHIPIGDTILGMNFLITMIAGYVFGPNLALYGLITVFFSGRVIDTVLEGMSVYRSVLIISKQADEIAWGIIEELHRGVTRLDGMGMYTSRPTHILLVAVRRQEMPMLRSLIHEFDPNAFVIVGETRQILGKGFIDLGEQVRRESAT
- a CDS encoding STAS domain-containing protein → MSRLQITAEKISGVVVINVEGEMDVYTIGKLKEAISMVTQSGAVSLAVNLGLVTYMDSSGLGLLLGLHKQLAKSHGTLVVAGPSGAVREVLRATNADRLLKIVNTKEEAAQFIVDNPFGDKPGARQP